One Legionella hackeliae DNA segment encodes these proteins:
- the cydP gene encoding cytochrome oxidase putative small subunit CydP, with amino-acid sequence MKPLTRDILLTLSVKFALFFLLWFVCFKDVEKPAKDMRQWLLGSSLQSDTTVTRTKP; translated from the coding sequence ATGAAACCCCTGACTCGAGACATTCTCCTCACACTATCAGTCAAATTCGCTTTATTTTTTCTTCTATGGTTTGTTTGTTTCAAGGATGTTGAAAAACCTGCAAAAGATATGCGGCAATGGCTGTTGGGATCTAGTTTGCAATCTGATACGACAGTGACTCGAACTAAACCTTGA
- a CDS encoding acetyl-CoA C-acetyltransferase produces METRSVYVAGGMRTPFVKSMTSYKDISTQDLMIASLKALVEKMKLEGRLIGDVGLGAVINSSSNWNLARESILGTALDPHTPAYTLQRACGTSLETTLQIALKIANYQIEDGIAGGVDTNSDIPIMFRRSFGRKLLHVNQSKNFPEKLKTFASFRPGDLKPEFPAVIEPRTGLSMGQHTEKMVKEWGISRQEQDELALRSHQNAAKAYKEGFYDDLICEYLGLKRDGITRADTTLEKLATLKPAFDRSDKGSLTAGNSTPLTDGSSAIYLVSESTAKTYNYPMLARFVDAQVAATDFVNGEGLLMAPTIAVSELLKRNKLALQDFDFYEIHEAFAGQVLCTLKAWESEDYCKRVLHRERSLGSIDREKMNIKGGSLALGHPFAATGTRIVSNLAKILYQHGKGRGLISICTAGGMGVAAIMEAV; encoded by the coding sequence ATGGAAACCAGATCAGTCTATGTTGCAGGAGGCATGCGCACTCCCTTTGTTAAGTCGATGACATCCTACAAAGATATCTCTACCCAAGATTTAATGATTGCTTCCTTAAAAGCCCTTGTAGAAAAAATGAAACTTGAAGGCAGACTGATTGGTGATGTTGGCTTAGGTGCTGTGATTAACAGTTCTTCAAACTGGAATCTTGCTCGTGAAAGTATTCTTGGCACTGCTCTTGACCCCCACACGCCAGCCTATACCTTACAACGAGCTTGCGGTACAAGTTTAGAAACAACATTACAAATTGCCCTTAAAATTGCTAATTACCAAATTGAGGATGGCATTGCTGGGGGTGTCGATACTAATAGTGATATTCCCATTATGTTTCGCAGAAGTTTTGGGCGCAAATTACTTCATGTCAATCAATCAAAAAATTTTCCAGAGAAATTGAAAACCTTTGCGTCCTTTCGTCCCGGTGATTTGAAACCAGAATTTCCTGCTGTAATTGAACCACGTACGGGTTTGTCAATGGGACAACACACTGAAAAAATGGTTAAGGAATGGGGGATATCACGCCAGGAGCAAGATGAGTTAGCACTGAGAAGTCACCAAAATGCTGCCAAGGCTTATAAGGAAGGATTCTATGATGATTTGATTTGTGAATATTTAGGTTTAAAACGTGATGGTATCACACGGGCAGATACCACTCTAGAAAAATTAGCCACACTAAAGCCCGCATTTGATCGAAGTGACAAAGGCAGCTTAACTGCTGGAAACAGTACCCCCTTAACAGATGGCTCCTCAGCAATTTATTTGGTGAGCGAATCCACTGCCAAGACGTATAACTATCCCATGCTTGCACGTTTTGTGGATGCACAGGTTGCAGCGACTGATTTTGTCAATGGAGAAGGTTTACTAATGGCACCCACCATTGCTGTGAGTGAGTTATTAAAACGGAATAAATTAGCGCTACAAGATTTTGATTTTTATGAAATCCACGAAGCTTTTGCAGGTCAAGTTTTGTGTACATTAAAAGCATGGGAATCTGAAGATTATTGTAAACGTGTTTTGCATCGAGAACGATCATTAGGTTCTATTGATAGAGAGAAAATGAACATCAAAGGAGGAAGTCTCGCCTTAGGCCATCCTTTTGCTGCAACAGGAACCCGAATCGTGAGTAATCTCGCTAAGATTTTATATCAACATGGAAAAGGACGAGGTTTGATTTCTATCTGCACAGCAGGCGGAATGGGAGTAGCAGCGATTATGGAAGCAGTCTAG
- the motB gene encoding flagellar motor protein MotB — protein sequence MSGNDEKNIVILKKANKHRNHPHGGSWKIAYADFVTAMMAFFLLMWLLASLNKAQKAGLAEYFKQPLRIALIGGDSMGARKKTINGGGTDIKQKDGQVKAGDQALEKSQEIKKLEQLKDQVLNTITKDPALADLKNRLLMDVVSEGLRIQLIDNKNKPMFGIGSDEIDPEMLQVLDKIAKILNNVPNKISIQGHTDAHPYHNPEDLNQSNWELSTQRANTARRALIKAGMPEDKVMEVIGYASTVLLDKANPLNPGNRRISIIVMKKDVEAKIIQND from the coding sequence ATGTCTGGAAATGATGAAAAAAATATAGTTATTTTAAAAAAGGCTAACAAACATCGAAACCACCCTCATGGTGGTTCCTGGAAAATAGCCTATGCCGATTTCGTAACAGCGATGATGGCATTTTTCTTATTAATGTGGTTACTTGCTTCGTTAAATAAAGCACAAAAAGCTGGTTTGGCCGAATACTTCAAGCAGCCTTTACGTATCGCATTGATTGGTGGAGACAGTATGGGGGCACGGAAGAAAACCATTAACGGTGGCGGAACGGACATTAAACAAAAAGATGGCCAAGTAAAAGCAGGAGATCAGGCCCTTGAAAAAAGTCAAGAAATTAAAAAATTGGAACAATTAAAAGACCAAGTACTTAACACAATTACAAAAGATCCCGCACTTGCTGATTTAAAAAATCGTTTGCTAATGGATGTCGTATCAGAAGGTTTGAGAATCCAGCTCATTGATAATAAAAACAAACCCATGTTTGGCATTGGAAGTGATGAAATTGATCCGGAAATGTTGCAGGTACTTGATAAAATAGCAAAAATTTTAAATAACGTGCCTAATAAAATTAGCATTCAAGGTCATACAGACGCACACCCCTATCACAACCCTGAAGATCTGAATCAAAGCAATTGGGAACTTTCTACTCAGAGGGCGAATACAGCTCGTCGCGCATTAATCAAAGCAGGCATGCCAGAAGATAAAGTAATGGAAGTGATTGGTTATGCTTCAACAGTGTTGCTTGATAAAGCCAATCCATTAAATCCCGGGAATCGTCGCATAAGTATTATCGTGATGAAAAAAGATGTTGAAGCAAAAATTATTCAGAACGATTGA
- the motA gene encoding flagellar motor stator protein MotA: MLILLGYSIILLSVFGGFALAGGHLAAVFQPVELLIIAGAAIGSLVVGNSVSVLKSIGKALPVLFTSPKSAKILYKDILGLLYALLNKGRQEGFMSLEADIDDPTNSPIFSNYPRIMAKPHIIEFLCDYLRLMITSNMQPYQLESLMESEIETYHQEESIPANAISKLADGMPAFGIVAAVLGVVHSMESINLPPAELGVLVAQALVGTFLGILLGYGFIGPLATALEQRANDAILMLNCIKVTLLASAHNYPPIIATEFGRKVLFSTARPSFSELNDEIKPVKQEEPEAA; encoded by the coding sequence ATGCTCATTTTGCTTGGTTACTCTATAATTCTGCTTTCAGTTTTTGGTGGATTTGCATTAGCTGGAGGACATTTAGCCGCGGTATTCCAACCGGTTGAATTATTAATTATTGCGGGTGCGGCCATAGGATCCCTAGTCGTCGGCAATAGTGTGAGTGTTTTAAAATCTATCGGCAAGGCATTGCCTGTTTTGTTCACCAGCCCAAAATCAGCAAAAATCTTGTATAAAGATATCTTAGGCTTGCTGTATGCCCTATTGAATAAGGGTAGACAAGAGGGTTTCATGTCTTTAGAGGCTGATATCGATGATCCAACCAATAGCCCTATTTTTAGCAATTACCCACGCATTATGGCTAAACCTCATATTATTGAGTTTCTTTGCGATTATCTTCGTTTAATGATTACTTCAAATATGCAACCCTATCAGTTGGAATCGTTGATGGAAAGTGAAATTGAAACTTATCATCAAGAGGAATCCATTCCGGCAAATGCAATATCAAAATTGGCAGATGGCATGCCGGCTTTTGGTATTGTTGCAGCAGTTTTAGGCGTAGTGCACTCTATGGAGTCAATCAATTTGCCACCGGCGGAACTTGGTGTACTAGTAGCGCAAGCCCTAGTAGGAACCTTTTTGGGGATTTTATTAGGTTACGGATTTATTGGTCCACTTGCTACCGCCTTAGAACAACGGGCTAATGACGCTATTCTTATGCTCAATTGTATTAAAGTGACCTTGTTAGCAAGTGCCCATAATTACCCTCCCATTATTGCTACTGAATTTGGTCGCAAAGTATTATTTTCAACGGCAAGGCCATCCTTCAGTGAGCTGAATGACGAGATTAAGCCTGTAAAACAAGAAGAACCCGAAGCAGCCTAG
- a CDS encoding acetoacetate decarboxylase gives MNESQIKEDAFAMPFSCPSYPRGPYRFINREYMIITYETDIDLLREIVPAPLEVTEPLVKFEVIRMPDSTGFGDYTESGQVIPVRFQGKEGGYTHAMYLDDHPPIAGGREIWGFPKKLAQPNLAVEKETIVGTLDYGRNRIATATMGYKYETLDIKKVANAMGTPSYLLKIIPHVDGSTRICELVEYHLQDITIKGAWTGPAELELFHHALAPVAKLPVKRVISGMHFVSDLTLPYGRVVHDYLK, from the coding sequence ATGAATGAGTCACAAATAAAAGAAGATGCATTTGCCATGCCCTTTTCATGCCCCTCCTATCCTAGAGGCCCTTATCGATTTATTAATCGTGAGTATATGATTATTACTTACGAAACAGACATTGACCTATTGCGTGAAATTGTACCTGCCCCATTGGAAGTCACTGAGCCATTGGTAAAATTTGAAGTTATTCGCATGCCTGATTCGACTGGATTTGGTGATTACACCGAATCTGGACAGGTTATTCCTGTTCGTTTTCAAGGAAAAGAAGGTGGCTATACACATGCCATGTATTTAGATGATCACCCTCCTATTGCAGGCGGTCGAGAAATTTGGGGATTCCCTAAAAAGCTTGCACAACCCAATTTAGCGGTTGAAAAAGAAACCATTGTAGGCACGCTGGATTACGGGCGTAACCGCATTGCTACTGCGACAATGGGTTATAAGTATGAAACACTGGATATTAAAAAAGTGGCTAATGCCATGGGGACCCCTTCCTACCTACTAAAAATTATCCCCCATGTTGATGGGAGTACACGCATTTGTGAGTTAGTCGAATACCATCTTCAAGACATCACAATCAAAGGAGCATGGACAGGACCTGCAGAACTGGAACTATTCCATCATGCACTGGCCCCAGTTGCTAAATTACCCGTAAAAAGAGTAATTAGTGGCATGCATTTTGTTTCTGATTTAACACTACCTTATGGTCGTGTTGTTCATGACTATTTGAAATAA
- a CDS encoding 3-hydroxybutyrate dehydrogenase — MRLKNKVAIVTGAASGIGKEIAIVYAKEGAKVAIADLNLNQAQEAAKEIQSMGGQAMAVAMNVTDEGQVNAGVDSVASNFGGVDILVSNAGIQIIESVDKLSFSDWKKMLAIHLDGAFLTTKACLKHMYSAKKGGSIIYMGSVHSKEASLLKAPYVTAKHGLLGLCKVVAKEGAAHGVRANVICPGFVRTPLVDKQIPEQAKELHISEEDVIKKVMLKETVDGEFTTTDDVAQTALFFASFASNALTGQSLVVSHGWFME; from the coding sequence ATGCGATTAAAAAATAAAGTAGCTATAGTTACCGGCGCTGCCAGTGGAATTGGAAAAGAAATTGCCATTGTCTACGCGAAAGAAGGTGCAAAAGTAGCTATTGCGGATCTCAATCTCAACCAGGCTCAAGAAGCTGCCAAGGAAATACAGTCCATGGGTGGACAAGCGATGGCAGTGGCTATGAATGTTACCGATGAGGGACAAGTTAATGCAGGTGTAGATTCCGTTGCCAGCAATTTCGGGGGGGTCGATATTCTGGTGAGCAATGCCGGGATTCAAATCATTGAATCTGTTGACAAATTATCGTTTTCTGATTGGAAAAAAATGCTTGCCATCCATTTAGATGGAGCCTTCCTAACCACCAAAGCCTGCTTAAAACACATGTACTCTGCCAAAAAAGGCGGCAGTATTATCTACATGGGCTCAGTTCACTCCAAAGAAGCTTCATTATTGAAAGCTCCTTATGTCACTGCAAAACACGGCTTACTTGGTTTATGTAAAGTCGTGGCCAAAGAAGGAGCCGCTCACGGTGTGCGTGCCAATGTTATTTGCCCAGGTTTTGTTCGTACTCCATTAGTCGATAAACAGATTCCTGAACAGGCAAAAGAATTACATATCAGTGAAGAAGATGTTATTAAAAAGGTTATGCTTAAAGAAACCGTGGATGGCGAATTTACCACCACTGATGACGTGGCACAAACTGCATTATTTTTTGCCTCATTTGCATCAAATGCCCTAACAGGACAATCATTAGTTGTCAGTCATGGCTGGTTTATGGAATAA
- a CDS encoding glycine zipper domain-containing protein, with product MKRVIYVMFFLGLSTTGLVSCTATQVGTATGAAAGAGIGYAVSGGSGWGTAIGAGAGALIGNQIGQEQDRRNWYYRNGYYYYY from the coding sequence ATGAAGCGAGTAATTTATGTTATGTTTTTCTTGGGGTTATCGACTACGGGATTAGTTTCTTGTACTGCCACTCAAGTCGGTACTGCAACCGGAGCTGCTGCAGGTGCAGGTATAGGCTATGCGGTTAGTGGTGGAAGCGGCTGGGGTACTGCAATCGGTGCAGGTGCAGGCGCTTTAATCGGTAATCAAATTGGTCAGGAACAAGACAGGAGAAATTGGTACTATAGAAATGGCTACTATTATTATTACTAA
- the dapA gene encoding 4-hydroxy-tetrahydrodipicolinate synthase has product MFRGSIVALATPIQDDAVDLKCLRELVEFHIAAGTHAIVAAGTTGEAGTLSHEEKLLVIRTVIDQARERIPVIAGTAANATKECITLTQEAMECGAHAALIMTPAYIKPTQEGLYQHYSAIAKAVAIPIILYNVPGRTACDLLPETVARLAKISNIIGIKEATGQMTRLQQILRLCEGIDVYSGDDPTAAQWILAGARGVISVTANVAARQMAKLADAAFDNDPAGCLKINEQLMPLHQSLFVEANPIPVKWALSKMGLMKNELRLPLTSLSEDHHQGLEQILRNLQLI; this is encoded by the coding sequence ATGTTTCGTGGTAGTATCGTGGCATTAGCCACACCTATTCAGGATGACGCAGTTGATCTTAAATGCCTACGCGAACTAGTTGAATTTCATATTGCGGCAGGTACCCATGCTATTGTTGCTGCAGGGACGACTGGGGAAGCAGGGACCCTCTCTCATGAAGAAAAACTTCTAGTCATTAGAACAGTTATTGATCAAGCTCGCGAACGAATTCCTGTTATTGCGGGGACCGCGGCAAATGCAACTAAAGAGTGTATAACGTTGACACAGGAAGCAATGGAATGTGGTGCTCATGCGGCGCTTATCATGACGCCTGCGTATATTAAACCCACTCAAGAAGGGCTTTATCAACATTATAGTGCTATTGCCAAAGCAGTTGCGATTCCAATCATTTTGTACAATGTGCCCGGCCGAACAGCTTGCGATTTACTACCTGAAACAGTAGCAAGACTTGCAAAAATTTCAAACATTATTGGCATTAAAGAAGCTACAGGGCAAATGACGCGTTTGCAGCAAATTTTGCGTTTGTGTGAGGGTATTGATGTTTATAGTGGGGATGATCCAACGGCTGCTCAATGGATTTTAGCAGGTGCAAGAGGAGTTATATCTGTAACTGCCAATGTGGCTGCAAGACAAATGGCCAAATTAGCGGATGCAGCATTTGATAATGATCCTGCCGGATGCTTAAAAATTAATGAACAACTGATGCCACTGCATCAGTCACTCTTCGTAGAGGCTAATCCTATCCCTGTAAAATGGGCATTAAGTAAAATGGGGTTGATGAAGAATGAGTTACGATTGCCGTTAACATCTTTGTCTGAAGACCATCATCAGGGATTGGAACAGATTCTGCGAAATTTGCAGCTTATCTAA
- a CDS encoding flavohemoglobin expression-modulating QEGLA motif protein, with the protein MAVESEELRVIQELSGRLVEAQRTIRILDSIKWDDTIKQDFFAKKGQSLPKIDRDYYLGKPLPFNATEKQEEFRLLIRDAQNQLGQYSPVTRLIKRQCEEYSRAVQMLDVRGTPAFCELAMELYGSPNDAFYSGGPRLSELGTSLFDVLTALEVQLKSEADLKRHTPQQAQELLQERLSQFFDQHPGKVTVMVSDDMVADASAGADTIKLSQQAMFSDRDLKYLEVHEGWVHVGTTLNGGSQPYCFFLGKGSPSSSVIQEGLAVITEIVTFSSYPARVRKITNRVIALDKVRQGANFIDIYRYFIECGLTEEDSYNHTVRVFRGSTPEGGPFTKDLSYAKGFLLIYNYMRFAISQRRIDSIPLLFTGKLILDDLPLLLELKERGLLIPPVYLPPPFKDLAALSAWMSFSLFLNKFSLNEIQKNFRFLLI; encoded by the coding sequence ATGGCAGTGGAATCAGAAGAATTACGTGTTATCCAGGAACTATCCGGTCGTCTCGTTGAGGCGCAGCGAACCATCCGTATTTTGGATAGTATTAAGTGGGATGATACAATTAAACAGGATTTTTTTGCCAAAAAAGGACAATCCCTGCCAAAGATTGATAGAGATTATTATCTTGGTAAACCTTTGCCATTTAATGCTACTGAAAAGCAAGAAGAGTTTCGTTTACTTATTCGGGATGCACAAAACCAACTTGGACAATATTCACCGGTTACCCGGTTAATCAAACGTCAGTGTGAAGAGTATTCCCGCGCGGTTCAAATGTTGGATGTTCGAGGCACTCCGGCATTTTGTGAACTGGCAATGGAGCTTTACGGTAGTCCGAATGATGCATTCTATTCTGGTGGGCCACGATTATCGGAGTTAGGTACATCCTTGTTTGATGTGTTAACAGCGCTCGAAGTTCAACTTAAATCCGAAGCTGATTTAAAGAGACATACGCCACAACAAGCACAAGAGCTGTTACAGGAACGTTTGAGTCAATTTTTTGATCAACATCCAGGTAAAGTGACGGTAATGGTAAGTGATGATATGGTCGCGGATGCTTCTGCGGGAGCAGATACCATCAAATTGAGTCAGCAGGCGATGTTTAGCGATCGTGATTTGAAGTACCTTGAAGTTCATGAGGGGTGGGTTCACGTTGGTACTACTTTAAATGGTGGCAGCCAACCTTATTGCTTTTTTCTTGGTAAAGGCTCTCCCTCAAGTAGTGTTATCCAGGAAGGTTTGGCAGTTATTACTGAAATTGTCACTTTTTCGTCTTACCCTGCACGTGTACGAAAAATTACTAATCGGGTTATCGCATTGGATAAGGTCAGACAAGGGGCGAATTTTATTGATATCTACCGCTACTTTATCGAATGTGGCTTAACCGAAGAGGATAGCTACAACCATACTGTGCGCGTATTTCGCGGAAGTACTCCGGAAGGTGGCCCATTTACCAAAGATTTATCCTATGCAAAAGGATTTCTTTTAATCTACAATTATATGCGCTTCGCCATAAGTCAGCGTCGAATCGATTCTATTCCCTTACTTTTTACCGGTAAACTCATTCTTGATGATTTACCCTTACTTTTAGAGTTGAAAGAGCGCGGTTTATTAATTCCTCCTGTGTACTTACCTCCACCGTTTAAAGATTTAGCCGCCTTAAGTGCGTGGATGAGCTTTTCACTTTTTTTGAATAAATTTAGTCTAAATGAAATCCAAAAGAACTTTCGCTTCTTATTAATATAG
- a CDS encoding glutathione S-transferase family protein, with amino-acid sequence MGLLIDGHWHDQWYDTSKTGGTFKREPTHFRNTIKNETNAPFLPEKDRYHLYVSLACPWAHRTLIFRKLKKLEHYIEISIVHPHMLENGWEFKVEMGATGDNLYGLNYLYEIYTKADEQYTGRVTVPVLWDKKEKTIVNNESAEIIRQFNHAFNDLTGDKQDFYPEFLHSEIDAINDKIYNTVNNGVYKCGFATTQEAYEKAYNELFATLDELEIHLSKHEYLVGDVLTEADWRLFTTLIRFDAVYYSHFKTNRQRISDYPALQAFLKKLYYYPGIRETVNFLHIKQHYYFSHKTINPTQIVPLGPRLVFD; translated from the coding sequence ATGGGACTATTAATTGATGGTCATTGGCATGATCAATGGTATGACACCTCTAAAACGGGAGGGACTTTTAAACGAGAACCTACGCATTTTAGAAACACCATCAAAAATGAAACAAATGCACCGTTTCTTCCTGAAAAAGATCGATATCACTTATACGTATCCCTGGCTTGCCCATGGGCACATCGCACATTAATCTTTAGAAAGCTTAAAAAACTGGAGCACTATATCGAGATCTCTATTGTGCATCCCCATATGCTTGAAAATGGTTGGGAGTTCAAAGTAGAGATGGGGGCAACAGGCGATAATCTGTATGGTTTGAATTATTTGTATGAAATTTATACCAAGGCGGATGAGCAATATACAGGACGAGTCACGGTTCCTGTTTTATGGGATAAAAAAGAGAAAACAATTGTCAACAACGAATCTGCAGAAATTATCCGTCAATTTAATCATGCATTTAATGATCTAACTGGTGACAAACAAGATTTTTACCCTGAATTTTTGCATTCGGAGATTGATGCGATTAACGATAAAATTTACAACACAGTGAATAACGGGGTGTATAAATGTGGTTTTGCGACCACACAAGAAGCCTATGAAAAGGCTTATAACGAATTATTTGCAACACTCGATGAATTAGAAATTCATTTAAGTAAGCATGAATATTTGGTAGGCGATGTACTTACAGAGGCAGATTGGCGATTATTTACGACGTTAATTCGTTTTGATGCAGTTTACTACAGTCATTTTAAAACAAACCGGCAACGCATTAGTGATTATCCAGCGTTACAGGCCTTTTTAAAAAAGTTATATTATTATCCAGGTATTCGGGAAACAGTGAACTTTCTACATATTAAGCAGCATTATTATTTCAGTCATAAAACAATTAATCCTACCCAAATTGTTCCTCTAGGGCCTAGACTGGTTTTCGATTAA
- the fdxA gene encoding ferredoxin FdxA, with protein sequence MTFVVTEQCIKCKYTDCVEVCPVDCFYEGPNFLVIHPDECIDCALCEPECPVEAIVSEDDLTEEQKQFQALNAELAKTWPNITAKKEAPEDAKSWEGVEDKIQYLEKEWKK encoded by the coding sequence ATGACTTTTGTTGTTACTGAACAATGCATTAAATGCAAATATACAGATTGCGTTGAAGTATGTCCTGTTGACTGTTTTTATGAAGGACCTAATTTTTTAGTTATTCATCCCGATGAATGTATTGATTGCGCGCTTTGTGAACCAGAATGTCCGGTCGAGGCGATTGTTTCTGAGGATGACCTCACTGAAGAGCAAAAGCAATTCCAGGCTTTAAATGCTGAGTTAGCCAAAACATGGCCAAATATCACGGCTAAAAAAGAAGCTCCTGAGGATGCAAAGTCCTGGGAAGGCGTTGAAGATAAAATTCAATATCTCGAAAAAGAGTGGAAGAAATAA
- a CDS encoding ATP-dependent DNA helicase, with protein sequence MSLADDAVMHCQRVLGEKGRLSTAIPGFVARAPQITLATAIAKAITEKTILVAEAGTGTGKTFAYLIPALLSKKKTLISTATKTLQDQLFQKDLPMLIRALGLSVRLQNLKGRANYLCRYRIELHAQEGRFVNPQAMHELLHIRERLAQLTEGERSELPEIQEDSSAWPYVTSTTDNCLGSDCEYHETCFLMKARKRALDADIVVINHHLFFADSRLKEDGFGELLPDIDSVIFDEAHQLAEIAANFHGERVGTRQIRELLDDLIREWPVLDLVNQPLKELSLKADQIVDQLCLALPTHEERIAWDILERNKAFIHAWEALLALVDSVLNCINDADFEKTPGFTRCFKRLEDLKRGLLYFTKTDTVQIRWLERFKHSLVFQATPFDIADSFNTMLMRESRAYIFTSATLTMASSFDCFLKPLGIKNAHTLMLTSPFNYQEQALLYLPRELPDPKDARYYDVLLDKALPVINACGGRCFFLFTSHKALKLVAQRLVNTLKYPLLIQGEEAKPILLARFRQLGNAVLLGTATFWEGVDVKGEALSCVIIDKLPFASPVDPLVRGKMAYFKSQGLSGFDELALPNAVLALKQGVGRLIRDVTDRGVLMIADPRLTGRDYGRLIFASLPTLRKTREELTVLTFINELALKNEPASH encoded by the coding sequence ATGTCGCTCGCTGACGATGCAGTTATGCATTGTCAGCGTGTATTAGGAGAGAAAGGTCGGCTTTCAACTGCCATTCCTGGTTTTGTTGCACGCGCACCGCAAATCACATTAGCTACCGCTATTGCAAAAGCCATTACAGAAAAAACGATCTTGGTTGCTGAAGCAGGTACAGGAACAGGAAAAACGTTTGCCTATCTTATACCGGCTCTTTTAAGTAAAAAGAAAACACTCATTTCAACTGCAACAAAAACGTTGCAAGATCAATTGTTTCAAAAAGATCTCCCCATGCTTATTCGAGCACTTGGTCTTTCAGTGCGCTTGCAAAATCTCAAAGGGCGAGCGAATTATCTGTGTCGTTATCGCATCGAGTTACATGCTCAGGAAGGTCGGTTTGTAAATCCTCAAGCCATGCATGAATTATTACATATCCGCGAAAGGCTAGCGCAACTCACTGAGGGAGAGCGCTCTGAGTTGCCTGAAATTCAAGAAGATTCATCCGCATGGCCTTATGTAACCTCAACTACTGACAATTGCCTAGGTAGTGATTGTGAATACCATGAAACGTGCTTTTTAATGAAAGCACGCAAACGAGCGCTTGATGCTGATATTGTCGTTATTAATCACCATTTATTTTTTGCTGACTCCCGTTTAAAAGAGGATGGTTTCGGTGAGCTATTACCGGATATTGACTCCGTTATCTTTGACGAAGCTCACCAATTGGCTGAAATTGCTGCTAATTTTCATGGGGAGCGGGTAGGTACACGTCAAATTCGTGAGTTACTTGATGACTTAATACGTGAGTGGCCTGTGCTTGATTTAGTCAACCAACCTTTGAAAGAATTAAGCTTAAAAGCAGATCAGATTGTTGATCAACTGTGTTTGGCGTTACCTACTCATGAAGAGCGTATAGCCTGGGATATATTAGAGCGAAACAAAGCCTTTATCCATGCATGGGAAGCATTATTGGCGTTGGTAGATAGTGTCCTAAATTGTATAAACGATGCTGATTTTGAAAAGACACCTGGATTTACGCGTTGTTTTAAGCGATTGGAAGATTTAAAACGAGGTCTATTATATTTTACAAAAACTGACACCGTACAAATTCGATGGCTGGAGCGTTTTAAACATAGTCTTGTTTTTCAAGCTACACCTTTTGATATCGCAGACTCGTTTAATACCATGCTAATGAGAGAGTCACGGGCTTATATTTTTACGTCTGCAACGTTAACAATGGCGTCTTCCTTTGATTGTTTTTTAAAACCCCTTGGAATAAAAAATGCTCATACTTTAATGTTGACAAGCCCTTTTAATTATCAGGAACAAGCGTTACTTTACTTGCCACGTGAGTTACCTGATCCTAAAGATGCACGCTATTATGACGTCTTATTGGATAAAGCATTACCTGTAATTAATGCGTGTGGAGGGCGTTGTTTCTTTTTGTTTACAAGCCATAAGGCCTTGAAACTGGTTGCTCAAAGGCTGGTCAATACATTAAAATACCCGCTTTTAATCCAAGGCGAAGAAGCTAAACCCATATTATTGGCACGTTTTCGGCAATTGGGAAATGCGGTACTTTTAGGCACTGCAACCTTTTGGGAAGGTGTTGACGTGAAAGGGGAGGCTTTATCTTGTGTTATTATTGATAAATTACCCTTTGCCAGTCCGGTTGATCCTCTCGTTCGTGGAAAAATGGCTTATTTTAAATCGCAAGGGCTGTCGGGTTTTGATGAATTGGCCCTCCCCAACGCCGTATTGGCTTTAAAACAAGGGGTCGGACGTCTGATTCGGGATGTTACCGATCGAGGCGTATTAATGATTGCTGACCCTCGATTAACAGGAAGAGATTATGGTCGTCTGATTTTTGCGAGTTTACCTACATTACGTAAAACTCGTGAAGAACTGACGGTACTCACTTTTATAAATGAATTGGCTTTAAAAAATGAACCTGCTAGCCATTGA